TGTCGCGTGGTGGACTGTGCCCGCGGGCCACTCGAGGGCAATGACGAATAAATTGTTTGACATTTCATTGATGatgtgacatttttaaattttttaatttattgaacttccaaaatgtcaaatttgtagatcaacgtttttttatttcttttttccaaattcccttttttaatttttgtaattttatgtttaataaattatttccgaGTTCCTGCAATTTTAAGTTTCtggatatccaaattcctaaatttttaaatagagattctcaaaccccaaattcttaaattttcaaatctcaaaatttccaaaactcaaaatatccaaatcctcaaaccccaaatttctaaatttccaaacgtccaaatcccaaatctcaaaatttccaattctctaaataccaaaattctcaaaccccaagtttctaaatttccaaacttccaaattccaaatctcaaaatttccatatctccaaatacctaaattctcaaaacccaaattcccaagtttccaaagttccaaattccaaatttcaaaatttccatatctccaaatacctaaattctcaaaccccaaattcccaaatttccaaacttccaaattccaaatctcaaaattaccatatctctaaataccaaaattctcaaaccccaaatccctaaatttccaaccttccaaattccaaatctcaaaatttccatatctccaaatgcctaaattctcaaaccccaagtttctaaatttccaaacttccaaattccaaatctcaaaatttccatatctccaaatacctaaattctcaaaacccaaattcccaagtttccaaacttccaaattccaaatttcaaaatttccatatctccaaatacctaaattctcaaaccccaaattcccaaatttccaaacttccaaattccaaatctcaaaattaccatatctctaaataccaaaattctcaaaccccaaatccctaaatttccaaccttccaaattccaaatctcaaaatttccaaatcctcaaaccccaaattcccaaatttccaaactaccaaatcccaaatctcaaaatttccatatctccaaatacctaatttctcaaaccccaaattcccaaatttccaaacttccaaatcccaaatatctaacCTTAAAATCTCCTACTTTGTACCGAGTGTATCTCTGCCCCGACTGCCCGCGGGCACCAGCCCACCACCGTAAAATTTTAGCCGCTTGTAACGTGAATTAGTGAATAGTTGCTTCTAGTAATTATGTCGCATGTAATCGACGACAGATTATATTAAGTTTCGTATTAATGTATCaacgtaaaaattattttcatgagCATCAATGGACTACCCGAAGATAGGCGATATGTAAGATCGtcgaaattatttaaacttgtcCGGAAGAGATGTATCCAGTTAAGTATAAGTATGTAAGGCCGTACGTGTTGTCGCACCGATTTCTTCGATTTCATAATGTATAAGCACTTATGATCAGGAACAGAAAGATAACAttgtaagaaaaaaaaaaataccgtATTTTTTGTACCGTATTGTAATTGCCACTCTTTACGTTAAGTAAATGTATGAAAACGAGAATTCTGTCTGAAGGTTCCTATATGTTACGTGAAATAGAAACTTTGACGAACAATATTGATTATACCATTACTGCCTCACCGTAACTATAACGAAGCACGTATCTTATGAATTAAATAGGAATTTGTCTGTGTATTTATGTAATCGCGGATGTACGAGCGAGAAATAAACCATTCAGTCGTAATTGTACGCTCGTTAGGATTTGTTACTGATGGCATTATACTAAGGCTATGAATAAACGTTAAACTATGATCGTTAGTGCGcctatttatttcatttctcaGCGCGGGAAAGAATGATTTCTTCTTGGTTTGTTAAAGAATTACTTTATGAAAATGATCCTATGTAcatgattataaaaattattttccttaTTAAATATTTCCCTTCCATCTCACGTGCACGTATAACAAATATCAACATGCTTTAATCGTGGTATAAAATGCAGACAGCACCaatgaatttttaacaaatccaTTTTGTACTAGCGTATTTGCTCCGGAACAGGTTAACCTGTGCCTACGTTTAGCACTTAAAATAAACTTTCAAGTACTAATCATTGCGCGTATTTGATAATTAAGAGTTCTTGGGATCATCTTATAAGTAGTTACGCAGAATATACAGTGTATTTATTTTAGGCACTATCGTCAGAAATGTTTGGTTCATAATCAggatcatcgtcgtcgtcgtcgccctCCAGATCTAGATCATCCAGATTTTGAAACAAACTTTCATCTATCTTAACGGAATCTAAGAATTAAAAAGTCAATGATATTACATTGCGGTTTCAATTTAGATTAAATAAATTAGGCATTCTAAAACGGTACCATCGTCTAAGAATTTAAGATCCGATTGATCCAATGTTTTATCGGTCATGAACAGTTCCCTGCCCGTTAACTTCTTTCCTTCTCGATCAGCCATTTCTCTCCGCTTTGTGTATCCCATTTCTTCGTCGAATTTCTCCTTCCAACTTAGAAACGTTTCCACGGTGACTCGTGTTCCTTCAAACTTTTTctgtaattgtataaatattaattctgtTACAATTCGAATTGCCAAATACTTTATATAGTTTACCCTTTCTGCTTCTTCCTGCTCTCTCAGTTTTTTCGCTGCACTCTCCTCtcttgttaatttaattttatcccACTGTACATTAAGCCACTCTTGAGCGGCGCTAACTAAAGTAAATACCATAACCATTCCTAGATTTTCATTCATTTGTTCTATTAAATGTTCTTTTAATTTCTCTGCACTACTTTCTTCAAAGTTCTCCTCATCCTCTATCGATATAATAAGAGGCTCATCCGGATACTTTGCAGTGTACGTAAACTCTAAACGACAACTCAGACCATTTGCAGTCTCGGGTTCATACTCTTCAGTTTTAATTGGGATGGCAAACGTATAAAATGGTTCTGTAGCTAAAACTGTAAGAAATTACTGTTTACAAGAATCTCCAGCTCAAAACTTAtctcaatatttattatttcattgtataaaaaatataaacgttGTAATTCATTAAAAAGCAATGtactgatgcaataaaaacaaAGTTTATAGGTTAAACGGTAATGCTTGCATACTTTCCAATTCTCCACAATAAATTGACTCCAACGCTTCGATCTCATTGTGTTGCTCGTCTTTATAATCCATGACgattcaaataaaattgcttCGTTAAGAGATTCTTATGTTAAATGTACAAttgaataattacaataaagGACGAGAAATCATGTTACGACTGTGACAGCAGCAGCAAAGAGCGCTGTAGCACAAACAAGATACCCACAATATATATATGGGGTGTCTCattttaatcttaatatttcacaactttatttaaaaagttattatacataaattctacaaaatttcgagataaattttatttatttaaacatcgCATCTAATAATAAGTGATAAGTATAAACATTATGTGAGCAAGTGCTGATATTTAAGACCAAGCTCATTTTGTCACAAAAAATGAACAGTTCATTATGAAGGAATTAattgaagtttaaaatattcttaAGGCATCATTTttacagaaattgtaaaatttataattttgcgcGAGCTGGGACGACACCAATAGTGCCATGTAGTGGTGAAAAGCGAAACCAaactaaacaatttattttctgaAAGATGCAGTACTTTGTTCATTAATGGTTACAAATCGTACTTGcagaatattctaaaattagTTCATATTGCTTTCCGAAGTAATTTAATGCATAATTAAGTcaagaaaatcaatattaattgaatttttttttaattgtactagtggcgccatctctccggcgaacagggtcaactacacacttttgaaactgtagtttcgtTAGTTCCCGTTATCTGCCACCAGATGGCGCCGACGTCGaacaaattcaattaatattaattttgttgtatAATATGCATCAAATTACTTACCAAAGCAGTACTACAGAGTAAACCAGAGACACTCTCTGCCACCTTCGATCTCTCGAAAATAGTGTCCCTTTAAAGTAGTTAGATTAGGTTGTAcgaacgagcgggaaatttaaatcgggTAAAACTACTTtcaatctctaataatttggaatacatttgtaataaattttctataaattctctgtatattactaatattatcttttgaggtatttttatcaattttacggcgccgaaaagttgaaaaagaaaagaatatacaaatataaaggaTAGAAAAAAAAGGCGTTTCGTCCAAGATCTGCTTTGGGACCAATCCGGCAAAGACTTTCTCTAaagttaattttttctttttttaaagcaGATCCCTGCCTTAGACGCGGGGAACCAACCCGTAAGGCTGAGAACACAAAACATTTTACGCAGATAGGTAGAGGATTATTGGTGGTGGTTTTTCTTTCCTCGACCCGAAAGACACCTCCTCTGGAATTTAATGTAATGCTTCGACATCCTCCCCAACCATCCTCAAAACACCGCCAGAACACCCCGCCCCACCACACCCCTTTCGGGGACGGCATCCGACGGGCGGCGGGTCGTCACCGGATTTTGCCGCAGCAGGGAATTCTCAATGGGAGGGGAAGAACAGGACCGTCGAGAGATCTAGTCCCACCTGCTAGTACGGACTCATCAGTAAGGCAAACTAGCAGTAACAGCCTTAGACGCCTTGTCGAATAATTTTCAGAGGTTGTATATATAGTAACTTACAACAAACCGAGGACTAGCGAGAAAGATACTCTTGATATCCATCTAGTGGCGAATATTGAAAGTGTTCCACAAAGATaatagaaagaaaagagaaTGTAAAATTTTGTGCTTGACAAACGCGAACTTAAAGCGGTACTTTATGATTATGAAATTGTGGTGTTTATTTTACACCAAAACAGCATTTTATTCAAAAAGAACGTGGTGTTTTCGAGAAACCAAAGGGTCCAGTGTCGCCTCTGGTTTATTCTGCGTTCATGGCGTGGTAcccgtggcgccatctagcggcagaATGGTGGAACTAATCAAAGAGGTGTCTCCAAAGCGTCTAGTTCaacctgttcgccggagagatggcgctaccAGTACGATTTTCGaaaaagtcaatttttattgattttcttGATTTAATTGATGATATTATGCATTAAATTACTTCGGATAacaaaagttattaattttagaGTGTTCTGAAAGCGTTGATAACAGAGAAAAATCGATAAATTCAAAAACTGTGATATGAAATTAATTGCAGTAATTCCTatcttatattttcttttatttttgtaaataattcttcGAGACAATTTTAAGGACATTTTTTGGCTTTCTAAAACAATCCACGACCGTCGACAAGCTAAAAGTCCTGAATTTTTTCAGTTAAccaatttttatactttggtAGTTCCACTTTTGACCGCTAAATGGCACTAATGTTTCCAGGCATCTTTCcacaaaaattttacaataattttaattttgtaataaaaataaaaattgtaattgtaatttggcTTCCAGAATCAACTATCCAGAAACCAATTGTCTTTTAAATATCATTCAAAAAAAAAACCTACAAAACAAAtagcaaatatacaaatttttgtataaatcttGATAACAAAAATCTACACCCAAATGACTCTTCACGTTTTTAGTGTCACTCCAAACTGTCAAATCAATTCATAGCATTCTAATATAGAGTAACTCTATAGCATTTTATCATTCAAGCCAGAAACTAACTATCGCTTCAAATATTCATTCACAAGCTTCCCTCAATGAAATCGGATTGACAAGGGTGGCTACTTAACTCGTGTGACGAGTTGTTGAGTCATACTACTTGGACGTAGAAATGTCAACTTTAGACTCATCCGACATTCACGAGAATGGGGTCAAGGTGTTCCGAAAGTCGATTCTGTACATCGACGGTTTTATAAAGTGGAGACTAACCCcttattaataatacaaatatcaGACGTTGATGAAGGACCAGAAACACCGCTAAACAAACAGTCGATTGATGTTTCCTCGGTGATTGCTGAATAACTTATGGAGAAAAGTTGAAGAGGTACATCATTCTGAATTACTAGgcgtcgagttattacgcgttAAGGTTGCAAAgcgtcgagttattacgcgttAATGTTGCAAAGTgtcgagttattacgcgttTAGGCTGCaacgcgtcgagttattacgAGTTAAGGTTGCAAAGCGTCGAGTTATTACACGTCGAGTTATTACGCGCTAAGgttgcaacgcgttgaattactacgcgtggaaattgtaacgcgtcgaattattacgcgtcgagttattacgcgttaaggttgcaacgcgtcgaattacaatgcgtggaaattgcaacgtgacgaattcctacgcgtggaaattgcaacgcgtcgaaatactacgcgtggaaactgcaacgcgtcgaattactacgcgttagggttgcaacgcatcgaattactacgcgtccaGTTATTACGCGCTAaggttgcaacgcgtcgaattactacgcgtggaaattgcaacgcgtcgaattactacgcgtggaaattgctacgcgtcgaattactacgggtggaagttgcaacgcgtcgaattcctacgcgtggaaattgcaacgcgtcgaattaccacgcgtgcaaattgctacgcgtcgaattactacgcgtggaaattgctacgcgtcgaattactacgcgtggaaattgctacgcgtcgaattactacgcgtggaaattgcagcgcgtcggattattacgcgtcgaattactacgcgtggaaattgcaacgcgtcgaattactacgcgtggaaattgcaacgcgtcgaattactacgcgtggaaattgcagcgcgtcgaattactacgcgtagaaattgcagcgcgtcggattattacgcgtcgaattactacgcgtggaaattgcaacgcgtcgaattcctacgcgtggaaattgcaacgcgtcgaattactacgcgtggaaattgcaacgcgtcgaattattacgcgttaacgttgcaacgcgtcgaattactacgcgtggaaattgcaacacattgaattactacgtgtggaaattgcaacgcgtcgaattactacgcgtggaaattgcaatgcgtcgaattactacgcgtggaaattgcagcgcgtcgaattactacgcgtagaaattgcagcgcgtcggattattacgcgtcgaattactacgcgtggaaattgcaacgcgtcgaattcctacgcgtggaaattgcaacgcgtcgaattactacgcgtggaaattgcaacgcgtcgaattactacgcgtggaaattgcagcgcgtcgaattactacgcgtagaaattgcagcgcgtcggattattacgcgtcgaattactacgcgtggaaattgcaacgcgtcgaattcctacgcgtggaaattgcaacgcgtcgaattactacgcgtggaaattgcaacgcgtcgaattactacgcgtggaaattgcaacgcgtcgaattactacgcgtggaaattgcagcgcgtcgaattattacgcgtcgagttactacgCCTTAAAATTACAACTCATCAAATTACCCGGCGTCATAATTCACAAATCACATACTGATCATTACGCAAATACACAATTCTTTTGTTCCTCACATTTTTAAAACTGCTATTTAATAAATTCTGCTCAAGTTTTTGTAGAAAACGTGCACACTGACGTAGAAGATATAAATTATTCATGACCACCAAATTTATTAAGTCGTTATTTCTTCCTTGTTTCTACCACAAGAATATTAAGCAATACAACTGCAAGTCAGTATCAGAATATAGAAAATCTTGAGGAtcgattttataaaatacataaaatataaactttCCAAAAGCTACCTAAAAGATTTCAAGTTGACATGGTAAAGCAGTAAATACACCTTAGGGTGCAaagttaatttacaaatatttcaagttattaaaACAAGTCCCTTCTAAATTTGTTGAACATGAAATAATGATTTTCGTGAACAGAAGTAGGTGATATCCACGAGCAGAGCCGAAGGTGTTGCACAAAGTGGGGATGTTGGCGTCGGGTGGCAGAGTAAGTTCAGTTTCGTTCTGCGTCTCATCCAGACTGGAATCACGGTGATGAGCGTGCCGGCAGTTTAAGAATCGTATCGCAGTAGCCTGATCGATATACGCGACAATTCGAGAGACTGCAGTTGTGCGTGACTATAAATTGGAAGGTGATtcacattaataaaaatacttgttcTTCAGACGCGTCTGACAGCCACTGAACTAGTATGATTTGTATCCAAGCTTCTCGGTGAACGTCCTAGAATTATTAATATCGTTTTCATTCAAGTAGCATCTGTTTGGATAGACAGGTCTCGGACAACTATTTACGTCGTTGACGTAATGACCGAATATAAAGCAGAAACGTTGCAACGATAACGAATGTGTTTAGTTCAAACAGAATATGGAGAGAGGTGGATGAGGTGGAGATAAGAGGTTCGGGGAGATTGCAATTTATCGTTGAGTACGCTGGTGTTTGTGGGAgatatttggaattgtggaattgataATTGTGGTGGTTTCTGGGAAAAATATTGTTGTTATACCTAGGAGGTCGAGAGATGTTAGAATGTGGGACTCGAGAGATAATAGGGAACCTTAGagttggaatttagaatttgggggaaattgtaattacgacgcgtaataattcgacgcgtaataactcgacgcgttgcaatttccacgcgtagtaattcgacgcgttgcaatttccacgcgtagtaattcgacgcgttgcaatttccacacgtagcaatttccacgcgtagtaattcgacgcgttccaattcccacgcgtagtaattcgacggggtgcaatttccacgcgttgcaatttccatgcgtagtaattcgacgcgtcccaatttccacgcgtagtaattcgacgcgttccacttcccacgcgtagtaattcgacgcgttgcaaccttaacgcgtaataattcgacgcgttccaatttccacgcgtagtaattcgacgcgttgcaatttccacgcgtagtaattcgacgccttccaattcccacgcgtagtaattcgacgcgttgcaattcccacgcgtagtaattcgacgcgttgcaatttccacgcgtagtaattcgacgcgttccaattcccacgcgtagtaattcgacgcgttccaatttccacgcgtagtaattcgacgccttccaattcccacgcgtagtaattcgacgcgttgcaatttccacgcgtagtaattcgacgcgtcccaattcctacgcgtagtaattcgacgcgtcccaactcccacgcgtagtaattcgacgcgttgcaatttccacgcgtagtaattcgacgcgttgcaatttccacgcgtaataactcgacgcgtaTTCGACGATGTTATACCCTTAACGCGTAATAACTCAATGCATAGTAATTCAATACATTGTAATCTTATCGCGAAATAACTCAACGCATATTTAATTCGACACGTTGTAACctcaacgcgtaataactcgacgcATACTAATTCGACACGTCGCAACctcaacgcgtaataactcgacACATACTAATTCCACACATTGCAACCTTAACGCCTACATTTACAACACATACTATCTTGCAAATATTTCGTCCCAAaataattaacactaaacctaccgacatataatgttcacttactttgaaattaaaaatgaagttaaataataaatatacaaacgacgaaacataaattagcacacacatttattatttatcttgaTGGAAATCAATACTGATtccaaggaatgtactttaacaaaatgtgcacGTTATAATAAGTAatttgtggagcggtcatttgaccggtttggtagttttagtgttaaaagtACAATGCgtcattaattattcaaatccccaatttaaTCTCTCATCAGTCATGACCTTCAGCCTCCCATATCCGTCATTTTATCGTCCGTGCAGAACCGAATCGTTTTCCCAGAATTGAACCCTGTGGGGTCTCATTTCGGCTACAAGCAAGGGTGAAAAACGCAGTCTCAGGGATGTATTGAGAGGGTGACTGTATGCTCCCTGAACGGGGAGATCGATATAACACATGCGCCCTACGGCACAGATTCAACAGCTTTTCAACTTGTACACAAACCAGTGTTCTCTGTTCTCTTCCGTCATCCGTTGGGTTTCCTCTCGCGAAAGATCATTGGAATTGTTAAGTATTGTTGATTGATTCGGAAAATAGGTGAATCTACGTTGATTGTTCGAACGATGCAGTGATTTTTAGGGTCGTTCGAAGCCATTACTATTAGCTGCGTTTGGAAATATTTGGTGAATATCTCTGTTAGGTTCGAGTGAGGTGAGTTGAAACCTtctgtgaaatatttaaattgtttattgtaattgtgttattagTATGCATTTAACTAAGGTACTTTGATATCTTGCTTTGAGAATCTTTCGTGAGTTGAAAATTGACAGacttgttaaattgtaaaattcaaaattagtttgtaaaattgattttgatGATTGAGTGGTTTGTGGAGAGTTCGTGAATATTTTTTCGTAAGAAAAAATCGTTAATTATGACAATTGTGTCAAGTACGGTATtcgacaaattttatttgagaATCTCTCGTATGAAGACCCCAGATTTTTTAgtaaaatgattaattttaataattgtgtaAAAATTCTGTTACAAAATgagttaaaatattatgtaaaattatttatcgcaCTAATTGTACTATTTTATAATGCATATATTACTACACAAACTTTGTTAATTACTAAATACATGGATGTACAGATATTCTTTTCTTGAGAATCTCTCCTTGTCTcagaacataaaataatttgttaaattcagaGAAAGATTCTATACATCGTAAAATTATGTTACTAATTAGAAATAgtaaattgaacatttttttccTAGAAATTAATAGTTATTCTTGATAAACTTAATGTGCGAAATACGGGAGCAGTTAATTGCAGTGCAAGTGGACGTAGGAGGCCATTATCTTATCGCTCACgagatataattatttaattcctaAAAACGTGTTATTGTCggaaaaatacaaaaacctaATAATATACTatctaatatattattatcaagaattatattcttaacaaaaattaatattatattattaataaaaattaggtTGAGCTAACAAGacttaacttttcaattttgctccccaattttaaattactactattagtataatataataaacagaagctacaaaatgaaaatagaaaCACAAGAAAATGTACGATGGCGAAAATAGTTCCTAGAATCGACCGAACACACGAAGTCGAATAACAGACGAATGAGCGatctataaatatagaaatgccTGTTGATCCGTCGGGAATTAAAGATATAAGAAGACGTGGCAGAAATTCGTATGTCATTCGACACGTGTTACTCTTCGACACCTGATGACTATTACTTAATCGACTCCCCGCTTCCTGTTCCTCGCTAATTGCGTTCACGCGCTTGTCGTCGTAATCTCTATTTATAGTCATGAAATAACAACGTTTCTCTCCATAGTATTCTATAACTGCTTCTGTAATTCACCTGTGATAACCATCGTTTGCAAGCTATATTCGATTATGATTTAATCGATTATCTCTGACCGCCATCTTTGCGTCATTACTCGCAAGATCTCATTTTCTAATGCAACTAAGGGAGGCAATATCTTTAGatagatgaaaataagctggtatttgtgaatttttttggtATGGGACACCTTTGTTtcgcattttcgaaatttcgggtataatttattataactattgcctgttgcagaatattttctgttttgcaaaatatttaaaaatgccggaattatgacaatcTTTTCTgaagtaattcgacgcgttgcaaccttaacgcgtaataactcgacgcgttgcgatttctacgcgtagtaattcgacgcgtagcaaccttaacgcgtaa
The nucleotide sequence above comes from Megachile rotundata isolate GNS110a chromosome 13, iyMegRotu1, whole genome shotgun sequence. Encoded proteins:
- the LOC100882302 gene encoding RWD domain-containing protein 1 gives rise to the protein MDYKDEQHNEIEALESIYCGELEILATEPFYTFAIPIKTEEYEPETANGLSCRLEFTYTAKYPDEPLIISIEDEENFEESSAEKLKEHLIEQMNENLGMVMVFTLVSAAQEWLNVQWDKIKLTREESAAKKLREQEEAERKKFEGTRVTVETFLSWKEKFDEEMGYTKRREMADREGKKLTGRELFMTDKTLDQSDLKFLDDDSVKIDESLFQNLDDLDLEGDDDDDDPDYEPNISDDSA